One genomic window of Fusarium keratoplasticum isolate Fu6.1 chromosome 3, whole genome shotgun sequence includes the following:
- a CDS encoding 2EXR domain-containing protein, whose product MSSSTSSTSSMASFGSLPTELRLKIWSRANEPRIVLYGDLVQKDGSYPLPTVTQLNAEAREETRLGYEPIGHGSYFDFSRDILVCDHKISDQAPDPYLEDLAPRIRRLAFWDCFPDDGRVDGPYHYSVYLSACYRQRDFGKIEFDRFWFPNLDDLWIVKVGEIDPAWMIHMDTNAPYEVRLRELAKQFRYWVDENIIEMAPLDLDDPESQAVLNEGRCGKEDCHELNKGRSKMVSKVVFLDGKYKAPDDGLKWVRILPWHVDEDKVKENRTCENRMRWVLVERILTFDLQWEGWSESGWEVRRHRRGK is encoded by the coding sequence ATGTCATCCTCCACgtcgtcaacatcatcaatgGCGAGCTTTGGCTCTCTTCCCACCGAACTTCGCCTCAAAATATGGTCACGAGCCAATGAGCCTCGGATTGTCCTATACGGCGACTTGGTCCAGAAAGACGGTTCTTACCCGTTGCCGACTGTTACACAGCTCAACGCCGAGGCGCGAGAGGAAACCAGGCTAGGGTATGAGCCTATTGGCCACGGATCATACTTTGACTTTTCCAGAGATATCCTCGTTTGCGACCACAAGATTTCAGACCAAGCACCTGACCCTTACCTGGAAGATCTGGCACCGCGGATAAGACGACTTGCCTTCTGGGATTGCTTCCCCGACGATGGCCGGGTGGATGGGCCATACCACTACTCTGTCTACCTGTCAGCCTGCTATCGTCAGCGAGATTTCGGCAAGATCGAGTTCGACCGATTCTGGTTTCCCAACCTGGATGACCTGTGGATCGTCAAAGTGGGAGAGATCGATCCAGCATGGATGATCCACATGGACACAAATGCTCCATATGAAGTTCGTCTCAGAGAGCTGGCTAAACAGTTCCGATATTGGGTGGACGAGAACATCATCGAGATGGCGCCCCTGGACCTGGATGACCCCGAGTCTCAAGCAGTCCTGAACGAGGGCAGATGCGGCAAAGAGGATTGCCACGAACTCAACAAAGGACGCAGCAAAATGGTGTCCAAAGTTGTCTTTCTGGATGGAAAATACAAGGCGCCCGATGACGGCCTGAAATGGGTACGAATCCTGCCATGGCACGTGGAtgaggacaaggtcaaggagaaccgGACCTGCGAGAACAGGATGAGATGGGTCCTGGTGGAGAGGATCTTGACATTTGACCTGCAATGGGAGGGATGGAGCGAATCAGGATGGGAAGTCAGGAGGCACAGAAGAGGCAAATGA